The window GATGCGGGTTCCCTCGAAGGCCTCGCATATGCTGACGATCTCCCTGGAGGAAATGGGCATCCCGCGAAGGTACCTCCCCGGCACAACGGGCCCAGCGATCAGGACCAGGACGCCGCCTGAGAGTCGTCTTCCCTCCCGCAACTGTGCGATCGTGACGTATTCATACTCGCAACCGGAGGATAGGATGGCTCCCGCAACGTAGCGAGGATAGGGCGAGATGTACGGCGGGACACCTAGGCATGATGGCTCATCCACATAGCCATCGAGAATCGTGACCTTCACGAGTTTCCATACGGTCAGAGCCATATAATCCTGCTTGACGCGTCGAGGCAAAAGAATATAACAAGGGGCGGTTCTTCTTCCCATTAATGGTCGTGGCCATTGGCGGGCTTCCTGATACGGCGGTCCTCATCATCAGTGTGATTCTCATCCTTGTCGGTGTCGGCATGGCATTTGCGGGAAGAATCGTCTGGGGGACGCTGATGTCCCTCATCGGTGCCCTCATCGGCGGAACCATCGGCTACGCAATCGGCTTCGTTCTTGGCGGTTGGATCGTGGCGATGGTCCTCTCGCTCATCCTTGCGATCGTCGGCAGCATGCTCCTTGGCGCCATGGTCAAGTTAGGCCTGGCATTTCTCACAGGGCTTCTCGCGGGAGGTGTGTTCTTCCTCGCCTTGGGAGCGGCCCCATTGGACAGCAAACTCGTCGTGGCCTTCATCGTGCTCGTGATCGTCTTCGCGATCTCGTACTACTTCATCGAGGAGATGATTGGTGTGATCACCGCGCTGATCGGCGGAATCCTGATCGGAATCGGTCTTTGGCTCCTCACCGGGGATGCGAACTTCGGTCTCTTGATGGGCGGGCTTGCCTTCGTTGGCGGAGCGTTGGTTCAGACGTACGCAATCCGGAAGCACGACAGATATGGACATCGCCGCTAGGGACGCGGAGGCAGTTTGACCTCCCCCTCTGGCCAATCTTTTTATATTCTCCGATTCGTGCTGACCACCATGATCAGGATAGGGACCTGCGGCTGGTCCTACAAGGATTGGATAGGTGCGTTCTATCCTGAGTCCATGAGGGATAAGAGAGGGGGATGGCTCGAATATTACGGAAGGTACTTCCCGACCGTCGAGATCGACAGCACGTACTACTCGGTCCCAGGGGAGAGAACGATTCAAGCGTGGATCGCCAAGGGGAAAAGGATGGAGGACTTCGATTTCTCCCTGAAGATGCACAAGGATGTCACCCACATGAGGATCCTGAAGGACGGGGAGCGCGCCGCGAGCGCCGCCAAAGAGTTCGAGGATGCTGTCGTGAGGCCCCTCGCGGAGGAGCGTCTCCTCGCCTCCGTGCTCGTCCAATTGTCTCCGAGGTTCAAGGTCGAAGGGGACGAGGGAAGCCTGAGACGCCTCGAGATAGTCTTGGACGCCCTGAACACGGACAGATACGACTACGTCGTTGAGTTCAGACACAAGTCCTGGCTGGACTCCTCCGGGTACGACTACCTCCCCGGTGTCAGGGACCTCCTGTCCTCGAAGAACGTGGCGGTCTGCAGCCTGGACAGTCCGTATTTCCCGCGCACCGACACGTCAACGGCCGACCATGCCTACATACGTTTCCATGGAAAGAACTACGATATCTGGTGGAAGGGAGAGAAGCAGATCAAGGACCACAGGATCAACAGGTACGACTACCTCTACAAGGAGGAGGAGCTGGAGAAGTGGGTTCCTACGATCAAGGAGTTCGACTCCAAGGCAGAGAAGACGAGGATATACTTCAACAACCACGGAAAGGCCAAGGCCGCGAAGAACGCCTTCTACCTGATGGACAGTCTGGGAATCCCACACCAGGAGAAGGAAATCAGGATAAAGGAGCAATTCACGCTCCAGAGCTTCGGCTAGCCCACAGTTAATATCACCCAAGTCGTTTTCAGGTAGGCGATTGGAATGACGACCGAGAAGCCGATTGTCCGGATCGAGCACCTCCACAAGGACTATCCCTACGGAGAGACGCTGACGCGTGCGCTCAACGATGTGTCCTTTGAGATTGAGGCGGGAGAGTTCGTTGTCATTCTAGGTCAGAGCGGATCTGGGAAGACGACGCTATTGAACATGATATCCGCCCTTGACATTCCAACGAAGGGCAAGGTCATCGTTGGGGGAAGAGAGGTGTCGAGCCTTCCGGATAGGGAGAGAACGAAGTTCAGGGCATATGAAGTCGGTCTTGTCTTCCAGTTCTTCAACCTCTTCCCGGCCCTCACAGCGAGGGAGAATGTGGAGATAGGCCTGGCGACATCCATTCGCGATTCCGAAGAGGTCGGTAGACGTGCAGCGAGATACTTGACGATGGTCGGCCTCAAGGATCACATGGACAAGTACCCGTCGCAGCTGAGCGGCGGGGAACAGCAGAGAGTTGCAGTAGCCCGCGCACTCGCGAAGGAACCGAAGATACTGCTCGCCGATGAGCCGACAGGCAATCTCGATGCCGAGACCGGAGAGATGGTTTGGAACCTTCTTCTGGACCTGAACAGGAAGACTGGAACAACGATTATCTCGGTGACTCATCTGGAGTCCGCGTCCGAGATCGCTGATCGTTCGATCTACCTCAGGTCTGGACAAATCCAGAAGATTCTATAGGCGTGCTTGAACATTGCGGCGAGCTCGGATAGATGAGGACAAGATCGACATTCCAGACGTGATTTTCGAGAGCGATTCGGTTGACCGCCACTTTCACTCCCCTCCCCTCTGATTTGCGTTATATGCTCACATGCCAGTTTTTCACCATAGGGGGAGGATATGCGAGCGATTACGAAGAGTCTTGTTCTGGATGCCCAGAGAATCGAGAGATATGTCTCGTCCGCCCTGAAACCGCTGGACGAGTTCATTGGTACCTTTAAATCGTCGAGTGTCAACTTCATAGACAGCGCTTCGAAGTTCCTCTTCGACTTCGCCTCGTTGCTCTGCGTTCAGGAAATAATGAGACACGACCTTCCAGTCGTGTTTCTGGATGGTGGCAACTCCATCGACCCTTTCGTCCTTGCCAATCTGGCCAAGCGGTTCGGTGTGGACAGAGAACATGTGCTGAGCCGGGTCCATATTTCCCGTCCCTTCACCGCATACCAGATGTCCACGCTGATAGGAGAGAGGCTGGAGGATCGCATACAGGAGAGCGGGGCAGGCATGCTGGTGGTCTCCTGCTTCCCAGCGCCCTATCTGGACGAGGATTTGTGGTGGCCAGAGGCACTCGAACTCGTTCGGCACGGCTTCTCCACGGTGAAAGAACTGACGGAGAGGTGGAACACCATCACTCTCATCACCAA is drawn from Candidatus Thermoplasmatota archaeon and contains these coding sequences:
- a CDS encoding DUF72 domain-containing protein: MIRIGTCGWSYKDWIGAFYPESMRDKRGGWLEYYGRYFPTVEIDSTYYSVPGERTIQAWIAKGKRMEDFDFSLKMHKDVTHMRILKDGERAASAAKEFEDAVVRPLAEERLLASVLVQLSPRFKVEGDEGSLRRLEIVLDALNTDRYDYVVEFRHKSWLDSSGYDYLPGVRDLLSSKNVAVCSLDSPYFPRTDTSTADHAYIRFHGKNYDIWWKGEKQIKDHRINRYDYLYKEEELEKWVPTIKEFDSKAEKTRIYFNNHGKAKAAKNAFYLMDSLGIPHQEKEIRIKEQFTLQSFG
- a CDS encoding ABC transporter ATP-binding protein, translating into MTTEKPIVRIEHLHKDYPYGETLTRALNDVSFEIEAGEFVVILGQSGSGKTTLLNMISALDIPTKGKVIVGGREVSSLPDRERTKFRAYEVGLVFQFFNLFPALTARENVEIGLATSIRDSEEVGRRAARYLTMVGLKDHMDKYPSQLSGGEQQRVAVARALAKEPKILLADEPTGNLDAETGEMVWNLLLDLNRKTGTTIISVTHLESASEIADRSIYLRSGQIQKIL